From one Streptococcus oralis genomic stretch:
- a CDS encoding PaaI family thioesterase → MKDFHFDAISAFENYEIKEMKDGHVEVTTKVVDSSLNYYGNAHGGYLFTLCDQISGLVLISLGLDVVTLQSSINYLKAGKRDDVLTIKGECVHQGRTTCVVDVDISNQEGKNVCKATFTMFVTGQRSDERQVRI, encoded by the coding sequence ATGAAAGATTTTCATTTTGACGCTATATCAGCTTTTGAAAATTATGAAATTAAAGAGATGAAAGATGGCCACGTTGAGGTGACGACCAAAGTAGTGGACTCGTCGCTCAACTACTATGGCAATGCCCATGGTGGCTATCTCTTCACCCTTTGTGACCAGATCAGTGGTTTGGTGCTCATCTCGCTAGGACTAGACGTAGTGACGCTCCAATCCTCCATCAACTACCTCAAGGCAGGGAAACGCGATGATGTGTTGACCATAAAAGGAGAATGTGTCCATCAAGGCCGTACAACCTGTGTCGTGGATGTAGATATCAGCAATCAAGAGGGTAAGAATGTCTGTAAGGCAACCTTTACCATGTTTGTCACAGGCCAGCGGTCAGATGAGAGACAGGTAAGAATATAG
- a CDS encoding UDP-glucose--hexose-1-phosphate uridylyltransferase, with protein MSQGVLDAFITEVIAESSFEEMDRIYLTNRVLARVGEGVLEVETDLDELIDLKDQLVEEAVRLETIEDSQTAREILGSELMDLVTPCPSQVNRDFWTTYAHSPEQAIGDFYQLSQKNDYIKLKAISKNIAYRVPSDYGELEITINLSKPEKDPKEIAAAKLVQASNYPQCQLCLENEGYHGRVNHPARSNHRIIRFEMAGQEWGFQYSPYAYFNEHCIFLDGQHRPMAISRQSFERLLAIVEQFPGYFAGSNADLPIVGGSILTHDHYQGGRHVFPMELAPLQKAFRFAGFDQVKAGIVKWPMSVLRLTSDSKEDLINLADKILQEWRQYSDPAVQILAETDGIPHHTITPIARKRDGQFELDLVLRDNQTSAEHPDGIYHPHKDVQHIKKENIGLIEVMGLAILPPRLKAEVEQVANYLVGEDVSVAAYHQEWADQLKVQHSDLTDKEKALEIVKDSVGAIFARVLEDAGVYKQTEQGQASFMRFVNQVGILPD; from the coding sequence ATGAGTCAAGGAGTTCTAGATGCATTTATCACGGAAGTCATTGCTGAAAGTTCATTTGAGGAAATGGATCGAATCTACCTAACCAATCGTGTCTTAGCACGAGTGGGTGAAGGTGTTTTGGAAGTTGAGACTGATCTGGATGAGTTGATTGACCTTAAGGACCAGTTAGTCGAGGAAGCAGTTCGATTAGAGACGATTGAGGACAGTCAGACTGCGCGTGAAATCCTCGGTTCTGAACTGATGGACTTGGTAACTCCTTGTCCAAGTCAGGTTAATCGTGACTTTTGGACAACCTATGCTCACTCTCCTGAGCAGGCGATAGGTGATTTTTACCAGCTCAGCCAGAAAAATGACTACATCAAGCTCAAGGCTATTTCTAAGAATATCGCTTATCGTGTACCATCAGACTACGGAGAACTGGAGATTACTATCAATCTGTCTAAACCTGAAAAGGATCCAAAAGAGATTGCGGCAGCTAAGTTGGTTCAAGCTAGCAATTACCCACAGTGTCAACTCTGTCTAGAGAACGAAGGCTACCATGGTCGGGTTAACCATCCAGCTCGAAGCAATCACCGCATTATCCGTTTTGAAATGGCGGGTCAGGAGTGGGGCTTCCAGTATTCGCCCTATGCTTATTTTAATGAGCACTGTATTTTCTTAGACGGCCAGCATCGCCCCATGGCTATCAGTCGTCAGAGCTTTGAGCGTCTGCTGGCTATTGTAGAGCAGTTTCCTGGCTATTTTGCAGGCTCTAATGCCGACCTGCCAATCGTGGGAGGCTCTATTCTCACCCATGACCACTATCAAGGAGGCCGTCACGTGTTTCCTATGGAATTGGCTCCTTTGCAAAAGGCTTTCCGATTTGCTGGTTTTGATCAGGTCAAGGCTGGGATTGTCAAGTGGCCTATGTCAGTGCTACGTTTGACCTCGGATTCAAAAGAAGATTTGATCAACTTGGCTGATAAGATATTGCAGGAATGGCGTCAGTATTCAGATCCTGCAGTGCAAATTTTGGCAGAGACAGACGGGATACCGCATCACACCATTACACCCATTGCGCGTAAGCGTGATGGACAGTTTGAATTGGACTTGGTCTTGCGGGACAATCAGACTTCGGCAGAGCATCCGGATGGCATCTATCATCCCCACAAGGATGTCCAACATATCAAGAAGGAAAATATCGGCTTGATTGAGGTCATGGGCTTGGCTATTTTGCCACCACGCCTGAAAGCAGAAGTGGAGCAAGTCGCTAACTACCTAGTGGGAGAAGATGTCTCAGTTGCCGCTTATCATCAGGAATGGGCAGACCAACTCAAAGTCCAACATTCAGATCTGACGGATAAAGAAAAAGCCCTTGAAATCGTTAAGGACTCTGTGGGTGCTATCTTTGCTCGTGTACTTGAGGATGCAGGAGTCTACAAGCAAACGGAACAGGGACAAGCATCCTTTATGCGCTTTGTTAATCAGGTTGGAATTTTACCAGACTAG
- a CDS encoding DpnI domain-containing protein translates to MELQFNLELVENYKSNSQKARILTEDWVYRQSYCPNCGNNPLNHFENNRPVADFFCNHCSEEFELKSKKGNFSSTINDGAYATMMERVQADNNPNFFFLTYTKNFEVNNFLVLPKQFVTPKSIIQRKPLAPTSRRAGWIGCNIDLSQVPSKGRIFLVQNGQVRDPEKVTKEFKQSLFLRKNSLSVRGWTIEILNCIDKIEGSEFTLEDMYRFESDLKNIFVKNNHIKEKIRQQLQILRDKEIIEFKGRGKYRKL, encoded by the coding sequence ATGGAATTACAATTTAATTTAGAATTAGTAGAAAACTATAAAAGTAATAGCCAAAAGGCTCGTATTCTAACGGAAGATTGGGTTTATCGTCAGTCTTATTGTCCTAATTGTGGGAACAATCCCTTAAATCATTTTGAAAATAATAGGCCTGTAGCAGATTTTTTCTGTAATCATTGTAGCGAGGAGTTTGAACTAAAAAGTAAGAAAGGGAATTTTTCATCAACAATCAATGATGGTGCTTATGCAACGATGATGGAGCGTGTGCAGGCAGATAATAATCCTAATTTCTTTTTTTTAACTTACACAAAAAATTTTGAGGTAAATAACTTTCTTGTCCTTCCGAAGCAATTTGTCACACCGAAATCGATTATTCAAAGAAAACCACTTGCACCGACTTCTAGACGCGCCGGTTGGATTGGTTGTAACATAGATTTATCACAAGTACCTTCCAAAGGAAGAATATTTCTCGTGCAAAATGGGCAAGTTAGGGATCCAGAAAAAGTTACAAAAGAATTTAAGCAAAGTTTATTTTTAAGGAAGAACTCTCTTTCAGTAAGAGGTTGGACAATAGAAATTCTAAATTGTATAGATAAGATAGAGGGTTCAGAATTTACCCTTGAAGATATGTATCGTTTTGAAAGTGACCTAAAAAATATCTTTGTTAAGAACAACCATATCAAAGAAAAGATTAGGCAACAGCTTCAAATATTAAGAGACAAAGAAATAATAGAATTTAAAGGTAGAGGAAAGTATCGGAAATTATGA